AAACGTCGTGCGTCCCGAACGCAAGCGACGCAGGCCTTCCTGAATGGCCTGTTCGCTTTCGCTGTCCAGTGACGAGGTGGCTTCGTCGAGAATGAGCACGCGCGGATCGGCCAGGATGGCGCGGGCAATGGCCACGCGCTGACGCTGGCCGCCCGACAGCTTCACGCCACGTTCGCCCACGATGGTGTCGTACTGCTGCGGGAAGCCCGAGATGAACTCGTGCGCATTGGCAATCTTTGCCACCGCCTGCACTTCTTCATCCGTCGCGCCCGGCTTGGTGAAGGCGATGTTTTCGCGCACCGTGCCGTCGAACAGGAAATTGTCCTGCATCACCACACCCAGGTGGCGGCGATACTCGCGGAGCTTGAGCTCCGACAACGGCTCGCCGTCAATCAGAATCTTGCTTTGTTGCGGCTGCGCAAACGCCATGATCAGCGAGATCAGCGTACTCTTGCCCGAACCGCTGGAGCCCACCAACGCGGTGGTGGTGCCGGCGGGTGCCGTGAACGTCACGCCCTTGAGCACCGGGACATCCTTTTCGTACTCAAACCAGACGTTGTCGAACTCCACGCGACCCACCACGGCGGGCACGGCGTTCTTGCTGGTGTCTTCCTGATCTTCCGTGGCCATGTCGCGCAGCTCGCGAATGCGATCCAGCCCGGCAAACGCCTCGGTAATCTGCGTGCCGATGCTGGCAATCTGCACCAGTGGCATGGTCACCATCGCAATGAAGAACACGAACGTGATGAGACTGCCCACTGTCATGCGGCCCTCGATCACATCACGTCCGCCGACATACATCGCAATGAGGCCAATGACGCCCACGACGGCCAACCCCAGCGTGCCGGTGAGTGACGTGCCCGTGATCGTCGCCGCGATATTCTTGAACAGCTTCTGGACGCCCACGCCGAACACCGCCTTCTCCCGCTCCTCGGCCGTGTACACCTTGATCAGGCGGATGCCGCCGATGGTTTCGGTGAGCCGGCCCGTCACTTCCGCAGTGATGATACTGCGCTCGCGGAAAATCGGACGCAGCCGCTTGAATGCGATGCTCATGCCCGCCCCGAAGAACCCGAGGAAGACCAGCGTGACGAGCGTCAGCTTCCAATTCAGGTAGAGGAGAACACCCAGCGCCGCGATGGCGCTCAGGACGCCACCAGTGAGCTGAATGAGGCCCGTGCCGATCAGGTTGCGGATGCCTTCCGGGTCGTTCATCACGCGCGACACGAGCACGCCACTCTTCGTACTGTCGAAAAAGCGCACCGGCAAACGGATGAGATGCCCTTGCACCTCCTCACGAAGCCGGGCAATGGCCTGCTGCGCCGCAACGCTCACGACTTGCGAGAGCGCATAGCCAGTGATGGACTGGACAATGGTGGCACCAAGGCCGGCCAGCGCGATCAGCCCAAGCATGCGGATGTCGCGGTTCGGCAACACGGTGTCCAGAACAAACTTCGTGGACAACGGCAACACAAAACCGGCCGCACGGCTGAACACCATGAGCGTCAGCCCGATGCCGACAGACTGGCGATGCGCATAAATCAGGGCGCGGGCTTCGGCCCAGGCGCGCTTGGTGTCGTACTTGGGTTTCTTGGGAGTGGGAGAGGCCATTCCGGAAAGTACATCGCCGACGCCGGGTTTGCCGCCGTCTTGTGCGGCCCTTCACCCGCTATTTGCTTCTCAGTATGCACATACCCAGCGCGGAAACCATCGCGAAGATGGAAGTCCTCGCCGACCTCGAGGCCGATGTCGACGAGCTCATGGTGGCGCATGAAGCCAAGCGCATTCTCTGGTTTCCCAGCGAGCTGCTGGCCCCGCCGCCGGACACCGACCCGGATGCTCACGTGAAGGGGCTGCGCGACCGCGCCCGCGGCATCAGCATGCCGGGCCGGGTCGCGCTGGCGCTCAACCTGCTCACCGAGGAAGGACTCCCGCACTTTCATCGCTTGCTGGCCGTGTACCTGGGCAGCGATTCGTTTTGGGCGCGCTGGACCAACCTGTGGACCGCCGAGGAGGATCGACACGGCGCCATTCTGCATGACTACACCCGGGACAGTCAGATTCTGAACAACCCGGTGCTTGAGAAGATGCAGTTCGAGTATCTGCGCGCCGGCTTCGAACCTGAGTGGGACAAGGATCCCTACCGCGTGTTCGTGTACACCACGCTGCAGGAGCGCGCCACGCAGGTCAGTCACGCCAACACCGGCAAGTTGGCCAGCGAATACGAGCCGCTCATCGGCACGGTACTGTCCAATGTGGCCAAGGAAGAGGCGCGCCACTACGTGTTCTATCGCGCCATCTTCGAGAAGGTGCTCAAGCGCGATCCCAACGGCGCCATGCTGTCGGCGGCAGCCATCATGCCGTCCATCGAGATGCCGGGCGTGAACATGCCGCATTTCCGCGAGATGGCCGACGTGATCCGCCGCGCCGGCATCTACGGACCGCGCGACTATCTCAAGATTGTCGAGGAGCAGATCAAATACTGGGCCATCGACGCCGTGGACGGGCTCAACGAGATGGGACGAAAGGCGCAGGAGAAGATCATGGCCGTGCCGGCGCGCCTTGAACGCGTGGCCGACATGATGGAGACCCGCAGTCGCGCCAAGACGTTTTCATTCGCGGTGGCGTTCCAGCGCGAATTCGCCATGGACTGAGGCAGGGTCAGCGACCCAGCCCCTTCACCAGCACATCCGGAAAGTCGCCGAATATCCCGTCCACTCCAAGACGCGCAAACTCCCGCACCTCGGCCAGCGGATCGCCGCGATAGCGCGCAGCCAGGAACGTCGGCTCCGAACGCAGCGTCCACACGTGCACAGCCAGCCCGACCGCATGGGCATCGGCAATCAGCGTCGTAGGCACGGCGTCCACACTCGCACCGATAATCATCCGGCTGTTCACGCCAATCGCGTCCGCATACCTGGCGATCTCACGCAGTCCCGCCGGGCTCGCCAAAACGGGGTCGGACATCAGCATCACCAATCGCACGCGTGTTTGCGACCGCAGCGCTTTCAACGGTCCGGCCTCGAAGCATTGAATGAACACCGGTGCCTCGCGCGTATCGAGACCGCGCGATTTCAAGGCGGCCAGCAGACGCCCGGCCAACGGCAGACCGATCGACGCGAAGTAGGTGGGATGCTTGAGCTCGGGATAGACCCCCACCACCCGTCCCCGCCGTCGACCAGCACTATCGGCCAGCAGCAGTACCTCGTCGAACGTGGGGATTGCAAACTGCCCATCGTACGCGTGCGAACGAAACGTCAGCCGCTCGCGCGCGCGCAGCGTCCGCAACTCGGCCAGCGTGAAGTCCTCCGTGAACCAGCCGCTGACCGTGTCGCCATCCACCACCTTCCTGGTGCGCCGCTCCGGGAACCGTTCGCCGACATCGGTCGTGCCACCAATCTCGTTCTCGTGGCGGGCCACCAGCACGCCGTCCTTGGTCGATACCAGGTCGGGCTCGATGAAATCGGCGCCCATATCGATGGCCAGTGCATACCCCTGCAGCGTGTGCTCGGGCCGGTGTCCGCTGGCACCACGGTGGGCGATGATGATGGGCGACGCGGGGCGCTCGGTGGACAGAACTTGCGGCGACGCGTGACAGGCGACGGCCAGCAGCAGGGGCGAGAGCCGACCGATCAGACGGTGATGGAGCACAGGCATGGTCATGATGGTGAAACTACTGCGCTCGTCCACCGCCGCCGACCATCCCGCCGCGCTGTGACCCAACCGCGACGGAATTTTCCCCTTCAAACCGTCGTGCAGGCCGGAGCCCCGATGGGGTCACGGATAGCCAACGGGGACGCCTTAGGACAACTTGTCAGGGATGTCAGACGCCCACGCCCCAGATCTCCCCAGACAACTCGGTGATGCCTTGGCCGACGTCGACGCCCCGTGTCAACCGCCACGGGGAGATCGCTGATGCTGCCGCGCGCGAGTGATGCCCTCCTGGATGCCATTCGGGCGCACGATGCAACGGCGGTTGCTGCACTGCTCGATGCGGATCCCACACTCCGTGATCAGGGCGGCGTTGGCGGCGAAACGCTGGTGCTGTTTGCCTGCTATGTGAATGCCACCGAGATGGCTCCGCTGTTGCGCGGCAATCGCCCGTACGACGCGTGCGAAGCGGCCGCGCTTGGCGACTTGCCGGCGCTCAACGAAGCGCTCGATCGCGATGCCGATCTGATTTCGCGTCGCAGCAGCGATGGCTGGACGCCGTTGCACCTGACCGGATTCTTCGGACGCGACCACTGCGCCGCGTTTCTCATCGACAATGGGGCACCGCTGGATGCCCTGTCCACAAACGCCATTCGCAACACGCCGCTGCACGCCGCGCTCGCTGGCGCAACCAATCCCACATTGGTGCGTCGACTGATCTTTGCCGGAGCCGATGTCGAAGCGCGCGGTGAGAACGGCATTCAGCCGCTGCATCTGGCGGCGTCGCGCGGCGATCAGGCCCTGTGCGAACTGCTGGTTTCGCGCGGTGCCGACCCGCAGGCGAGCATGGATGACGGAACCACGCCGGCGAAGCTCGCCAAGGCGCGGGGCTTTACGGCGCTGGCCGAGATGCTCACCTCGCGAACGGCCGGATAGCGCGTCGCGCGGTGTGAAACGTCGAGGGCCGCCCTTTCGGACGGCCCTCGGTGTTTGCGCTACTTCCGCGCTCCCGGCAGCGGCCGGTCGTCTTCATCAATCCCGAAGCCGAATCCGCCGCCGCCGTCACCACCACTCACGCGCTCCACCCGCAGCACGCGCGACATCGTGGTGCCGCCGGCAACGATGGTGATGCGGTAGTCCCCCGTGCCCATCATGACATTCCCACCGCCACCGCCGCGACGACCACCACCACCACCGAAGCCCAAACCAAGCGCCGCCATGTCATCGCCCAGCGCGTCGCGCAACGGTCCAAACGCCGCCATCAGGCCGGCCACGCCACCGGCAGCGGGATCTGCACCGGCACCCGGCGGCCCACCGCGACCGCCACCCGGCGCACCAGCAGCCCCAGCGGCGCCGCCGCGTCCACCGCCAGCCACTGGAAAACTCGGCGTCGCAAACGTCTCACCCGGACGTTCCTGAAAACCGCCGCCGGCACCGCCGCGACCGCCACCGCCGCCGATTCCGCCCAGCATCGCCTGCATCGCGGCCGGCGGTTCACCGGTTTGGGCCGACGTGCGAATCATTGCCATCATCGGCGCAGGAACGGCGCCGGCCTTCTCGAGCGAGTCGAGTACGCGCGTGATGCGCTGTGCGGTCTTGATGCTGTCGCGCAGCTGCGAGGGTGACAACGCAATCACCGCCGCCGTCGAACGCACCGCGCCACGGAAATCCCACACCACGTTGTGCAACCCCGGCTGGCCGGGACCCGTGAGCGTGCGCAGCGTGTCGCCCGCCGCATTCTGAATGATGATGCGCGCCTGTCCGCCCGCCGCTTCCGTGAGTCGATACCACAGCGACGCCCCGTACTGCGGACTGGGCGCCTGGAACGTGCCCTGACCCACGTTGCCGCCATTGATGGTGGACTCGCCCCACTGGAACGCCGTGCGTGGGGCAAACAGCATCGCCTTGGCCGCCAGCGTGGTGGGTGTGAGTTGCTGCAGCGGCGTGATGTCGGCAATCCAGATGGACCGCCCGTGCGTGCCGGCAATGAGTTCACCATCGCGCGGATGAATGAGCAGATCGTGCACCGGCGTGGTGGGCAATCCACTCATGAATCGCTGCCACGACTGCCCGCGATCGATGGAGACATAGGCCCCGATGTCCGTGCCCACGAACAGCAGGTCGCGATTCTTCGTATCCTCGCGAATCACGTGCACGAAGTCCGTCTGGCCCGTGGGCAGGTTGTTCACGATCGACGTGAACGACTGCCCGAAGTTGGTGGTGACAAACACATACGGGTTGAAGTCGTCCCGACGATGGTTGTCGAACGTGACATAGAAGGTGGCGCTGTCAAAGTGCGATGGCTCGATGCGAGACACATACGAGCCCGCCGGCACCCCCGTGAACTTGGCCGTGACTTCATCCCAGTTGGCCCCATCGTTCTTCGTGATCCATACGCGACCGTCATCGGTACCGGCGTACAACAGTCCCGGACGCATCGGCGATTCGTTGAGCGACACCACCGTCCCAAACGTTTCCGCGCCGGTCACGTCGGGCGTGATACCGCCAGTGGTCTTGAGCGCCACATACAGCTTGGCCGAGTCGGCATACGACAGTTCGGGCGAGATGGGGAACATGTCGTCACCGTACTTCACGCTCTTGAGCACACGATTCGCGCCAAAGTACAGCGTTGCCGCATTGTGCTTGGAGATGATGAACGGTGTATTCCAATTCCAACGCAACGCATACGCCACCGAATCGGCGCGCTGACGCGCGCGAAACGCCGCCATTTGTTTCTTCTGTGCGGCCGTGGCGGGCTTGGTGGTGTCCGGCCACGCGGCGAGAATGGAATCGTTCCACTGCAGGTAACCACCATCGCGCCACGTAGGCTTGCGCAGCCCTGTGCGCTCACCGGTGGCAAAGTTCAGGCGGCCCATGCTGCCACCCTGCGACTCGGTGTAGATGATGTCAGGATTGGTTTGATCCTGCTGCGACACAAACCCATCGCCGCCACCGGTGTTGTGCCACATGGCGTTGGTGATGGGCCCCTGCTTGCGGCGGCTGGGTCCGCACCACGAGCCGTTGTCCTGCAAGCCACCGCACACCCGATACGGCACGGCCATGTCGGCCGAGATGTTGTAGAACTGTCCGAGCGCGATGGAGTTGGGGAACAACCAGTTGCCGCCGCGATCGTTGGACACGCCAATGCCACCGTCATTGCCAGTGATGATGCGTTGCGGATCGTTGGGATCGATCCACATGGCGTGATGATCCACGTGAATGCCTTCGGTGGTGTTGCCCGCCGTCTTGCCGCCGTCGCTGGAATACTTGACTGGCGTGGACGACCAATACACGCGGTTCGGATCCTTCGGATCGACGCGCACCTGGTTGTAATAGAACGGGCGCGTATTCTCAGGATTCATGAATGCCCACGTCTTGCCGCCATCCTCCGAGCGGTACAGTCCGCTGGGACGGGTCTGCGCCTTGGCCTTCGCATCCTTTGCGGCATTCGGCGCCGTATCCGCTTCCACCAGCGTGTACATGATGTCGGGATTCGACTGCGCAATGGCGATGCCGATGCGCCCCTTCATGGTGGCGGGGAAACCACCGCCCTTCACCTCCGCCCACGTCTCGCCACCATCGGTGCTTTTCCACAGCGCGGAGCCCGGGCCACCGGAATTCAGGAAATACGGTCCGCGTACGCGCTGATAGCTCGCGGCCCACAGCACATTCGGATTGCGCGGATCGAGTTGCACATCCACGAAGCCGGTCTTGTCGTCGATGAACTTCTTGATCACCCACGTCTTGCCACCGTCAGTGGTCTTGTACAGGCCGCGTTCCTTGTTGGGACCCCACGCATGACCCAGCGCCGCAAGCCACACGGTGTTGGGATCGGTGGGATGCACCACAATGCGCGCAATCGCCCGCGTTTCGGCCAGTCCCATGAACGCCCAGCTTCGTCCGCCATCGGTGCTTTTGTAGACCCCGCCACCAGGGGAGATGGAGTTGCGCGAATTCGGCTCGCCGGTGCCCCAATACACGACGTTCGTGTCCGATGGAGAAATGGCCAGGTCGCCGCCCGACGACACGCGCGCCGTATCCATCACCGGCTTGAACGTGACGCCGTTGTTGGTGGTCTTGAACAGACCGCCACCGGCACTCGACACATAGAACGTCTTTGACGGCGACGGAATGCCTTCGATGTCGACAATGCGGCCCATCATGTTGGCGGGGCCGATGTTGCGCCATCGCATGCCGGCAACCGTGGCCGGATCGAGAGAAGCCTTGGCAGGAGCGGCCGGCTGCGCCGCAAGCGTACTGGCGGCGAGCGCGGCCAAGCCAGCGGCGAGCGAGAAAGCCCGGGATATTCGCATGGGAGTCAGGGCAGGAGGGGATTGTTTCAGTCGCAACATCATAATACGAATGGCGATGGGGCAGTGTTGAGGTGTACAGACGGGAGACTGGAGACGGGAGACGGAAGACGCTCGGTCAGCCACTTGGCCGACTGGGACGTCTCCCGTCTCCCGTCTCCCGTCTCCCGTCTTCCCCGCGACGCTACAGCGTCGGCGCCAGCATCTTGTACAACACCGGCGTCACCAGCCGCGCGATCAACGTACTCGACACCAATCCGCCAATGATCACCCACGCCAACGGCGAGTACAGCCCCGAACCCTGCAACGCCAGCGGCAGCAACCCGCCAATGGCCGTCAGTGTCGTCAGCACGATGGGCAGAAACCGGATTTCACCGGCCTTTTGAATCGCATCGTCCAGATTCATCCCTTTCCGTCGCAACTGATCGGTGAAGTCCACCAGTAGAATGCTGGTCTTGATTTCAATGCCCACCAACGCCACAAAACCGATCATCGCCGTGAAGGACAGCGTGTAGCCACTGATCAGCAGCGCGACGATGCCACCGACAATACCCAGCGGAATCACGCTGGCCACCACCAGCGTGGTGCGGAAGTCGCGGAACTCCAGCACGAGAATCGCCAGAATGGCGAACACCGTCACAATGATGGCACCGCCCACGCCGCCAAAGCTCTCCTGGCGACTCTCGATCTCACCGGCCGGACGCAACGCGTAGCCGGCTGGCAGGGCGATGGAATCGAGTCGGGACAACACGGTCTTGGTGACCGCATCGGTGTTGTACCCCGATTTCACGTACGACGTGACCGTCACGGCGCGTTGCCGATCATGGTGATTGATCACCGTGGGTGAAGCATTGAACGCCGTGCGTGAAATCTGCGACAACGGCACCATCGCGCCCGACACGCTGCTTACCTGAATGCGCTCCAACGCCTCGGGCGCGGGTCGGCCGTTGTGCGCGATGCGCACCACCAACGCATACTCCTCGCCACTCTCGGAACGGATCTTTCCGGCCTCCAGTCCGGCAATGCCCAGCCGCAGGGTACGCTCCACTTCGGCACTGGGCACGCCCAGCAGGCCGGCTTTCTGCTTGTCGACGAACAACCGAAGGTCCGAACGGTTGAGTCGCACC
This sequence is a window from Gemmatimonadaceae bacterium. Protein-coding genes within it:
- a CDS encoding acyl-ACP desaturase, which translates into the protein MHIPSAETIAKMEVLADLEADVDELMVAHEAKRILWFPSELLAPPPDTDPDAHVKGLRDRARGISMPGRVALALNLLTEEGLPHFHRLLAVYLGSDSFWARWTNLWTAEEDRHGAILHDYTRDSQILNNPVLEKMQFEYLRAGFEPEWDKDPYRVFVYTTLQERATQVSHANTGKLASEYEPLIGTVLSNVAKEEARHYVFYRAIFEKVLKRDPNGAMLSAAAIMPSIEMPGVNMPHFREMADVIRRAGIYGPRDYLKIVEEQIKYWAIDAVDGLNEMGRKAQEKIMAVPARLERVADMMETRSRAKTFSFAVAFQREFAMD
- a CDS encoding ABC transporter ATP-binding protein; the protein is MASPTPKKPKYDTKRAWAEARALIYAHRQSVGIGLTLMVFSRAAGFVLPLSTKFVLDTVLPNRDIRMLGLIALAGLGATIVQSITGYALSQVVSVAAQQAIARLREEVQGHLIRLPVRFFDSTKSGVLVSRVMNDPEGIRNLIGTGLIQLTGGVLSAIAALGVLLYLNWKLTLVTLVFLGFFGAGMSIAFKRLRPIFRERSIITAEVTGRLTETIGGIRLIKVYTAEEREKAVFGVGVQKLFKNIAATITGTSLTGTLGLAVVGVIGLIAMYVGGRDVIEGRMTVGSLITFVFFIAMVTMPLVQIASIGTQITEAFAGLDRIRELRDMATEDQEDTSKNAVPAVVGRVEFDNVWFEYEKDVPVLKGVTFTAPAGTTTALVGSSGSGKSTLISLIMAFAQPQQSKILIDGEPLSELKLREYRRHLGVVMQDNFLFDGTVRENIAFTKPGATDEEVQAVAKIANAHEFISGFPQQYDTIVGERGVKLSGGQRQRVAIARAILADPRVLILDEATSSLDSESEQAIQEGLRRLRSGRTTFVIAHRLSTITSANQILVLEAGQIVERGTHAELLALGGRYRDLYNRQYQFEVDQFVNPGEEIAATG
- a CDS encoding ankyrin repeat domain-containing protein produces the protein MLPRASDALLDAIRAHDATAVAALLDADPTLRDQGGVGGETLVLFACYVNATEMAPLLRGNRPYDACEAAALGDLPALNEALDRDADLISRRSSDGWTPLHLTGFFGRDHCAAFLIDNGAPLDALSTNAIRNTPLHAALAGATNPTLVRRLIFAGADVEARGENGIQPLHLAASRGDQALCELLVSRGADPQASMDDGTTPAKLAKARGFTALAEMLTSRTAG
- a CDS encoding glycerophosphodiester phosphodiesterase encodes the protein MPVLHHRLIGRLSPLLLAVACHASPQVLSTERPASPIIIAHRGASGHRPEHTLQGYALAIDMGADFIEPDLVSTKDGVLVARHENEIGGTTDVGERFPERRTRKVVDGDTVSGWFTEDFTLAELRTLRARERLTFRSHAYDGQFAIPTFDEVLLLADSAGRRRGRVVGVYPELKHPTYFASIGLPLAGRLLAALKSRGLDTREAPVFIQCFEAGPLKALRSQTRVRLVMLMSDPVLASPAGLREIARYADAIGVNSRMIIGASVDAVPTTLIADAHAVGLAVHVWTLRSEPTFLAARYRGDPLAEVREFARLGVDGIFGDFPDVLVKGLGR